A region of Anopheles merus strain MAF chromosome 2R, AmerM5.1, whole genome shotgun sequence DNA encodes the following proteins:
- the LOC121589469 gene encoding protein KRTCAP2 homolog has translation MAVSTSVSLVLASLSAVLIFSGMQMYRPLLASSQMATIFGGYLGSWLFILSLTAVSNLEATVLGYGFQAKFFPEVSFCLGIALFACGMVHRVCVTSCILFSVAALYYVNKISHKVHNVAVQVDSYASKKKKK, from the exons ATGg CTGTATCGACCTCGGTTTCGCTAGTGCTGGCGTCGCTGTCGGCGGTGCTCATCTTTTCGGGCATGCAAATGTATCGGCCCCTGTTGGCTTCCTCCCAAATGGCCACAATCTTCGGTGGATATCTTGGCTCGTGGCTTTTTAtcctttccctcacg GCGGTATCAAACCTGGAGGCGACAGTGCTTGGCTACGGATTCCAGGCCAAGTTCTTTCCGGAGGTTTCCTTCTGTCTGGGCATCGCGCTGTTCGCCTGTGGAATGGTGCATCGTGTCTGTGTGACCTCTTG CATATTGTTCTCCGTCGCCGCCCTGTACTACGTAAATAAAATCTCGCACAAGGTACACAACGTAGCGGTACAGGTGGATAGTTACGccagcaagaagaagaaaaagtga
- the LOC121589468 gene encoding protein FAM160B1-like encodes MFLCRKLTEIDKMFGKLSEVLQTAADVLAPPPTALQDFDYHYRLVKNFYVADKTVPKIHINDTNIPSHLDQMLQILIREEQQRLEVPTKADTATDASSSSGVESVSAKPSQPSQSPPPPPKAECMDFVLSARPLDVLIEFAVNDTPPGARYIVLNWVRRFLSCLKCPPLGHASIFQPVQRLVDICSGTYASPYEREEILFLETVAGLVRKDSVLVNLFLKSHHHSAQMLANWKGLGVNKAPVNNPLFVSTKIEYDSRRISLVAEEASEGPSAGREESAQHLPPVDGGNGGEESESCDCDDEDHFSLFDAIVSYLDSADSTIVVRACEGVLILASLPTLQPSCKAIRNTISRFATMMAGRLASNCQQIPEDMDTGDIEDANVTWGLFPRDPEQPHYIGRYQLTAFLCWLDYCDCLLKESALLVPELGPRVRDEMLISYIEPALVGCYAPFMLVLTAKIIKKTQSKALLDEIANWLIGEDELMDINNCLLTILIENAHENTDILLPTLQFVESLLDNPHEKILHGMLFFYINTRGYYDGTAHTIQSWSDEEDNRERRRGSADDPIKSRTLAPSNILRVINHFLLLLPRQIVSDAGGICYEEYMQDANRHYQTWIKKTHGFSWPVEAIWPDSGDSSPLAGTSVEPPLSTSGAVGLMTVVPLAPMKQPKKQRNPKYTTDGSQTNAIDLQTCGDSGISEESFYEGPLLKLLFSHVKQMNTQPYELNLAVIAILSKLALFPHPYLHEILLNPEIPVAAGATTLWSVMQFLARQLLSEIPRVDGFQEKIKDTGRRLLSNPPLYHKDCGEAGDAGCVGESAAAGTAVEEEEDEINDPLFESIVVLEEFCKELAAIAFVKYHHAKE; translated from the exons ATGTTTCTCTGCCGAAAGTTGACCGAAATCGAtaaaatgtttggaaaactGTCGGAAGTTTTGCAAACCGCAGCCGACGTG CTCGCACCACCCCCCACAGCCCTGCAGGACTTTGACTATCACTACCGGCTGGTGAAGAACTTTTACGTCGCCGATAAAACCGTACCAAAGATACACATCAACGATACCAACATTCCATCGCACCTGGACCAGATGCTGCAGATACTGATACGcgaagagcagcagcggctgGAGGTTCCCACGAAAGCGGACACCGCCACCGACGCTTCATCGAGCAGCGGCGTGGAAAGCGTGTCAGCGAAACCAAGCCAACCAAGccaatcaccaccaccaccaccaaaggCCGAATGTATGGACTTCGTGCTAAGCGCACGGCCGCTGGATGTGTTGATCGAGTTCGCGGTAAACGATACGCCACCCGGTGCGCGCTACATCGTGCTGAACTGGGTGCGACGCTTCCTGTCCTGCCTCAAGTGTCCACCGCTCGGGCATGCCAGCATATTCCAGCCCGTCCAGCGGCTGGTGGACATTTGCAGCGGCACGTACGCCTCGCCGTACGAGCGCGAGGAAATACTGTTCCTCGAAACGGTGGCCGGGCTCGTGCGCAAGGACTCGGTACTGGTCAACCTGTTCCTCAAGTCTCACCACCATTCCGCACAGATGCTGGCCAACTGGAAGGGGCTGGGCGTGAACAAGGCACCGGTAAACAATCCGCTGTTTGTGAGCACAAAAATTGAGTACGACTCGCGGCGCATCTCGCTGGTGGCGGAGGAGGCGAGCGAAGGGCCGTCGGCGGGAAGGGAGGAAAGCGCCCAGCATCTGCCACCGGTCGATGGTGGAAACGGTGGAGAAGAATCCGAAAGCTGTGATTGTGATGACGAGGATCACTTTAGTCTGTTCGATGCGATAGTTAGCTATCTGGATAGTGCG GATAGCACCATAGTGGTGCGAGCGTGCGAAGGCGTGCTAATACTGGCCTCGCTGCCAACACTGCAGCCCTCGTGCAAGGCGATCCGGAACACGATCAGCCGGTTCGCAACGATGATGGCCGGCCGGCTTGCGTCGAACTGTCAGCAAATTCCGGAAGATATGGACACCGGTGATATCGAAGATGCCAACGTAACCTGGGGGCTGTTCCCGCGGGATCCCGAGCAGCCGCACTACATCGGCCGCTACCAGCTGACGGCCTTTCTCTGCTGGCTGGACTATTGTGATTGCTTGCTGAAGGAGAGCGCACTGCTGGTGCCTGAGCTGGGACCGCGCGTACGCGACGAAATGCTGATCAGCTACATCGAACCGGCGCTGGTCGGCTGCTATGCGCCCTTTATGCTGGTGCTGACGGCcaaaattatcaaaaagaCACAATCGAAAGCACTGCTGGATG AAATTGCAAACTGGCTCATCGGTGAGGATGAACTGATGGACATTAACAACTGTCTGCTTACGATTTTAATAGAGAATGCGCACGAAAATACGGACATTCTCCTGCCGACACTGCAGTTCGTAGAG TCGCTGCTGGACAATCCACACGAAAAGATTCTGCACGGCATGCTGTTCTTCTACATCAACACCAGAGGCTACTACGATGGCACAGCGCACACCATCCAGTCGTGGTCGGACGAGGAGGATAATCGCGAGCGACGGCGTGGCAGCGCGGACGATCCGATCAAGTCCCGCACCCTTGCCCCAAGCAATATTTTGCGCGTCATCAATCA cttcctgttgctgctgccaagACAGATCGTCAGCGATGCGGGCGGCATCTGCTACGAGGAGTACATGCAGGACGCCAATCGCCACTACCAGACGTGGATAAAGAAAACGCACGGGTTCAGCTGGCCGGTCGAGGCAATCTGGCCGGACAGTGGCGATTCGTCGCCGCTTGCCGGGACGAGCGTCGAACCGCCACTGTCCACTAGCGGCGCCGTCGGGCTAATGACGGTCGTTCCGCTGGCCCCGATGAAGCAGCCGAAAAAGCAACGAAACCCCAAGTACACCACCGACGGCAGCCAGACGAACGCCATCGATCTGCAGACCTGCGGCGACAGTGGCATCTCAGAGGAGAGCTTCTACGAGGGCCCGCTGCTGAAGCTCCTCTTCTCGCACGTCAAACAGATGAACACCCAGCCGTACGAGCTGAACCTGGCCGTCATTGCGATCCTGTCCAAGCTGGCGCTCTTCCCGCACCCGTATTTGCACGAGATACTGCTCAACCCGGAGATACCGGTCGCGGCCGGCGCTACCACCCTCTGGTCGGTGATGCAGTTTCTTGCCCGCCAGCTGCTGTCGGAGATACCGCGCGTGGACGGGTTTCAGGAGAAGATCAAGGATACGGGCCGCCGGCTGCTGTCCAATCCGCCCCTCTACCACAAAGACTGCGGGGAGGCGGGTGATGCGGGATGCGTCGGTGAGTCAGCGGCAGCGGGGACGGCGGtcgaggaagaggaggacgaAATCAACGACCCACTGTTCGAGTCGATCGTGGTGCTGGAGGAGTTCTGCAAGGAGCTGGCAGCGATCGCGTTCGTCAAGTATCACCATGCGAAGGAGTAG